From Etheostoma spectabile isolate EspeVRDwgs_2016 chromosome 19, UIUC_Espe_1.0, whole genome shotgun sequence, the proteins below share one genomic window:
- the cited1 gene encoding cbp/p300-interacting transactivator 1 has product MTSLLFPGNAHAAMKDLSSSSNPLSSLLHYPSSKTSVVPFSPSAGAATSPGSTLSSVPLSKPQPFCLQTGPHLLASMQLQKLNSHYQNLAGASAGHPAPGGAQRGFSASPLGTGNQLLGPSGGLGGGGLGVGIGMGNQSSGAGGIIDFDPVDEEVLMSLVVELGLDRANELPELWLGQNEFDFMSDVPAGC; this is encoded by the coding sequence ATGACCTCACTGCTGTTTCCTGGCAACGCCCACGCTGCGATGAAGgacctctcttcttcctccaatcCTCTCAGCTCCCTGCTCCACTACCCGTCCTCCAAAACCTCTGTCGTGCCGTTCTCCCCATCCGCCGGCGCTGCCACCTCGCCCGGGTCCACGCTGTCGTCGGTGCCGCTCTCCAAACCACAGCCCTTCTGCCTCCAGACGGGGCCGCACCTCCTCGCCAGCATGCAGCTGCAGAAGCTCAACTCGCACTACCAGAACCTCGCCGGAGCTTCTGCCGGACACCCAGCACCCGGTGGCGCTCAAAGGGGCTTCAGTGCCTCGCCTCTGGGCACGGGAAACCAGCTTCTGGGGCCGTCTGGAGGCCTCGGCGGAGGGGGGCTGGGCGTCGGCATCGGCATGGGGAACCAAAGCTCCGGCGCGGGTGGAATAATCGACTTTGACCCCGTGGACGAGGAGGTTCTCATGTCGCTGGTGGTAGAGCTGGGTTTGGACCGAGCCAACGAGCTGCCCGAGCTCTGGCTGGGTCAGAACGAGTTTGACTTCATGTCAGACGTGCCGGCCGGGTGCTGA